One Roseimicrobium gellanilyticum DNA window includes the following coding sequences:
- the mnmE gene encoding tRNA uridine-5-carboxymethylaminomethyl(34) synthesis GTPase MnmE, whose product MTDTIAAISTAFGEAAISVLRVSGTEAVRVGDSIFRGKAPVAELPSRVQHLGRIVDVSDATVDSVLLTVFRGPASYTGEDMVEISCHGGILVTRRIYELLLASGARAAEPGEFTQRAFLNGKLDLTQAEAVMDLIHAQSELALQAASQQLEGRLGHTAEQMREDLIHLLAHLEAYIDFPEEDIDPDTGDAMLKRMEALQTTLRSLLETAEHGRILRSGARTVICGEPNVGKSSLLNLLTGFERAIVSPQAGTTRDTIEEMLHIHGLPFRLVDTAGLRQHTSDFIEQHGMERTRKELSQADVILEVVDGSKPQAEAHRVPVPAGREKAHVLILNKADLGTHDSWSEVSSVALSCSSALGVEALRNAMRDAVWSSAASGNAQLVAINARHKSCFERASAALREAAETFRASTGTEFVALHVREAMQAIGEVTGRVDVEEVLGAIFSTFCIGK is encoded by the coding sequence ATGACAGACACCATCGCCGCCATCAGCACCGCCTTTGGCGAGGCGGCGATCAGCGTGCTGCGCGTCTCTGGCACGGAGGCCGTGAGGGTGGGGGACAGCATCTTCCGCGGGAAAGCTCCCGTGGCAGAGTTGCCGTCGCGCGTGCAGCATCTGGGCCGCATCGTGGATGTGAGTGATGCCACAGTGGACTCGGTGCTGCTCACCGTCTTCCGTGGTCCTGCGAGCTATACGGGCGAGGACATGGTGGAAATCTCCTGCCACGGCGGAATCCTCGTCACGCGGCGGATCTATGAGCTGTTGCTCGCAAGTGGCGCTCGCGCCGCCGAGCCGGGAGAGTTCACCCAGCGTGCCTTCTTGAATGGCAAGCTGGACCTCACCCAGGCAGAGGCGGTGATGGATCTCATCCACGCCCAGAGCGAGCTTGCACTTCAGGCGGCTTCGCAACAACTCGAAGGAAGACTCGGTCACACCGCCGAGCAGATGCGTGAGGATCTCATTCATCTGCTCGCGCACCTGGAAGCCTACATTGATTTTCCGGAGGAGGACATCGATCCGGACACGGGAGATGCCATGCTGAAACGCATGGAGGCGTTGCAAACCACGCTGCGTTCCCTATTGGAGACCGCCGAGCACGGGCGCATCCTGCGCAGTGGCGCGCGTACCGTGATCTGCGGTGAACCCAATGTGGGCAAGTCTTCGTTGCTCAATCTCCTCACCGGGTTTGAGCGTGCCATCGTGAGTCCGCAGGCAGGCACCACGCGGGACACCATTGAAGAAATGCTGCACATCCATGGCCTGCCTTTCCGTCTGGTGGATACCGCGGGCCTTCGCCAGCATACGAGCGATTTCATTGAGCAGCACGGCATGGAGCGTACGCGCAAGGAACTCTCCCAGGCGGATGTGATTCTCGAAGTGGTCGATGGAAGCAAGCCGCAGGCTGAGGCGCATCGCGTTCCTGTGCCCGCTGGCCGTGAGAAGGCGCATGTGCTCATCTTGAACAAGGCAGACCTCGGCACGCATGATTCGTGGAGTGAGGTGTCTTCCGTGGCGCTTTCGTGTTCCAGCGCCCTGGGCGTGGAAGCACTTCGCAATGCCATGCGCGATGCGGTGTGGAGCAGCGCGGCATCCGGAAATGCGCAGCTTGTCGCCATCAACGCCCGTCACAAGTCCTGCTTTGAGCGAGCCTCTGCCGCCCTGAGAGAAGCCGCCGAGACCTTCCGTGCCAGCACTGGCACCGAGTTTGTCGCGCTTCACGTGCGCGAAGCCATGCAGGCCATTGGCGAAGTCACCGGCCGCGTGGACGTGGAGGAAGTGCTGGGTGCCATCTTCAGCACATTCTGCATTGGGAAGTGA
- a CDS encoding MFS transporter: MASSASTPDPTIKPELSPLDSARKKAFRRLLPILFVSYLIAYIDRNNVAVAKLNMRYDHPWFDEAVYGLGAALFFVGYFLLEIPGSLMVERWSARKWICRIMVSWGLMAGLTAFVTSPTQFYWVRFLLGLAEAGFFPGVIVYLTHWFPRRDRARALSLFLVATPAAQVINPLVARLILPVGTSREVDGALVTIPDFMGLAGWQWVFIIWALPAIILGFIVLFFLTDKPHQAAWLTPQERQALESELERERMEMRGGKKRMGIMEAFRHPKVLLLTLAYFCVVSCSYGMEFFMPSIIKEWYSMDIKPLMLFIILPPMVALVAQLACGWSSDHFNERRFHAVVPLVIGACAVCSLPFLKGNVWITVGLMMVAFAGFKGYMPAFWSLPSLFLVEAAAASSIGLINSVGNLGGFMGSFVMGKAREMTGSYDVGLWYLSGSMLCSAIILFFMGIGKREKAPD; encoded by the coding sequence ATGGCATCCTCAGCCTCTACTCCCGACCCGACGATCAAACCTGAATTGTCCCCGCTCGACAGCGCTCGCAAGAAGGCCTTCAGGCGGTTGCTTCCCATCCTCTTTGTCAGCTATCTCATCGCCTACATCGACCGTAACAACGTGGCGGTGGCGAAGCTGAACATGAGGTATGACCATCCATGGTTCGATGAAGCCGTGTATGGACTGGGAGCGGCACTCTTCTTTGTGGGTTATTTTCTGCTGGAGATACCTGGGAGTCTCATGGTGGAGCGTTGGAGTGCACGGAAGTGGATCTGCCGCATCATGGTCTCTTGGGGGCTCATGGCCGGTCTCACAGCTTTTGTCACCTCTCCGACCCAGTTTTACTGGGTGCGGTTTTTGCTTGGCTTGGCAGAGGCTGGTTTTTTCCCGGGTGTGATTGTGTATCTCACCCATTGGTTTCCTCGTCGTGACCGTGCTCGCGCGCTGTCCCTCTTTCTGGTAGCGACCCCGGCGGCGCAGGTGATCAATCCCCTCGTCGCGCGTCTGATCTTGCCTGTTGGTACGTCTCGGGAGGTGGATGGAGCCCTCGTCACCATACCGGATTTCATGGGGCTCGCGGGCTGGCAGTGGGTTTTCATCATCTGGGCACTTCCAGCCATCATTTTGGGTTTCATTGTCCTCTTCTTCCTGACGGACAAGCCGCACCAGGCGGCGTGGCTCACACCGCAGGAGCGCCAGGCCTTGGAGAGCGAGTTGGAGCGCGAGCGAATGGAAATGCGAGGTGGCAAAAAGCGCATGGGCATCATGGAGGCTTTCCGTCATCCCAAGGTGTTGCTTCTCACCCTGGCCTATTTCTGCGTGGTGAGTTGCAGCTACGGCATGGAGTTCTTCATGCCGTCCATCATCAAGGAGTGGTACAGCATGGATATCAAGCCACTCATGCTTTTCATCATTCTCCCGCCCATGGTGGCTCTCGTGGCCCAGCTCGCGTGCGGATGGAGCTCGGACCATTTCAATGAGCGCCGCTTCCACGCCGTGGTTCCGCTGGTCATTGGCGCTTGTGCCGTCTGCTCCCTGCCATTTCTCAAGGGCAACGTGTGGATCACCGTAGGTCTCATGATGGTGGCCTTCGCTGGGTTCAAGGGGTACATGCCCGCCTTCTGGTCCCTGCCGAGCCTTTTCCTTGTGGAGGCGGCCGCGGCCAGCAGCATTGGCCTGATCAATTCCGTCGGAAACCTCGGTGGTTTCATGGGATCTTTTGTCATGGGGAAGGCGCGTGAGATGACTGGCTCCTACGATGTAGGCCTCTGGTACCTCAGCGGCTCGATGCTCTGCTCGGCGATTATCCTTTTCTTCATGGGAATCGGGAAGCGCGAAAAGGCGCCCGATTAG
- the speA gene encoding biosynthetic arginine decarboxylase yields MRKKAPDWSIAESAETYGIREWGNQYFDISAKGEVVVHLRDGNKTKAVSIPDIVRGMKERGMQLPVLIRFGDLLRWRIEELNEGFATAIREAAYRGKYRGVYPIKVNQQQEVIEEVTKYGRKYHYGLEAGSKPELIAALAYMQDPEAYIVCNGYKDEEFIDLALYARKMGIQVLMVLEMPSELDLILERSKKLGIEPALGVRIRLTTESAGHWSESGGEKSVFGLNISQVMAAVDKLRDCGMLHCLRMLHYHQGSQIPSIRAIRNAAVEGARVYVGLVQEGAKMGILDLGGGLAISYDGLKSGSEGSSDYGTKEYCADVIEAISEVTDEAGVEHPDIITESGRAVVAYYSVLVINVLDINRYEASGIKRLPKKPPALLKNIFDLRAKALGNGANPSREYIQEIYNDAVYYREKIRSEFNSGKITLRQRSMGEELYWEILTWVSSKMQEAGHTSDQMDRLEAVKTDYYYGNFSVFQSLPDSWAIDQLFPVMPIHRLGEKPTRPVVLSDITCDSDGKMDRFIHSQDIHSTLPLHDIKIEGEDYMLGIFLVGAYQETLGDLHNLLGDTNVVSVRIEGGRLKYTRELEGDTVSEVLTYVEYEPKELIRRFRVLAEEAVVKKHISARERFEIMEAYEEGLRGYTYFES; encoded by the coding sequence ATGAGAAAAAAAGCCCCTGACTGGTCCATCGCGGAATCCGCCGAAACGTACGGCATTCGCGAATGGGGGAACCAATACTTTGACATCTCCGCCAAAGGAGAGGTCGTCGTACACCTTCGCGATGGCAATAAGACGAAGGCGGTCAGCATTCCGGACATCGTGCGTGGCATGAAGGAGCGCGGCATGCAGCTGCCGGTGCTCATTCGCTTCGGCGATCTCCTGCGCTGGCGCATCGAGGAACTGAACGAAGGCTTTGCCACCGCCATTCGTGAGGCGGCCTACCGCGGGAAGTACCGCGGCGTCTATCCCATCAAGGTCAACCAGCAGCAGGAGGTCATTGAGGAGGTGACCAAGTACGGCCGCAAGTATCACTACGGCCTCGAGGCCGGCAGCAAACCGGAACTCATCGCCGCCCTGGCCTACATGCAGGATCCGGAGGCCTACATCGTCTGCAACGGGTACAAGGACGAAGAGTTCATCGACCTCGCCCTGTACGCCCGGAAGATGGGCATCCAGGTGCTCATGGTGCTGGAAATGCCCAGCGAGCTGGACCTCATCCTGGAGCGCAGCAAGAAGCTCGGCATCGAGCCCGCCCTCGGCGTGCGCATCCGCCTTACCACCGAGAGTGCCGGTCACTGGAGCGAAAGCGGTGGGGAGAAGAGCGTCTTCGGCCTGAACATTTCCCAGGTCATGGCAGCCGTGGATAAGCTGCGTGACTGCGGCATGCTCCACTGCCTGCGCATGCTCCACTACCACCAGGGCTCGCAGATTCCCAGCATTCGCGCCATTCGTAATGCCGCCGTGGAAGGCGCGCGCGTCTATGTAGGCCTTGTGCAGGAAGGCGCCAAGATGGGCATCCTGGACCTTGGCGGTGGTCTCGCCATCAGCTACGATGGCCTGAAGAGCGGCTCTGAAGGCAGCAGTGACTACGGCACGAAGGAATACTGCGCGGACGTCATCGAAGCCATCAGTGAAGTCACGGACGAGGCCGGTGTGGAGCACCCGGACATCATCACGGAATCGGGCCGAGCCGTCGTGGCCTACTACTCCGTGCTGGTGATCAACGTGCTGGACATCAACCGCTACGAGGCCTCTGGCATCAAGCGTCTGCCAAAGAAGCCACCGGCGCTGCTGAAGAACATTTTTGATCTCCGTGCGAAGGCTCTCGGAAACGGCGCCAATCCCTCCCGGGAGTACATCCAGGAAATCTACAATGACGCGGTGTACTACCGCGAGAAGATCCGCTCCGAGTTCAACTCGGGTAAGATCACCCTGCGCCAGCGCTCCATGGGCGAGGAACTCTACTGGGAGATCCTGACCTGGGTCTCCAGCAAGATGCAGGAGGCCGGTCATACCTCCGACCAGATGGATCGCCTGGAGGCCGTGAAGACGGACTACTACTACGGGAACTTCTCCGTCTTCCAGAGCCTGCCGGACTCCTGGGCCATCGACCAGCTCTTCCCGGTGATGCCCATTCACCGTCTCGGTGAGAAGCCGACCCGCCCCGTGGTGCTGAGCGACATCACCTGTGACTCGGATGGCAAGATGGATCGCTTCATCCACTCCCAGGACATCCACAGCACCCTCCCGCTGCACGATATCAAGATCGAGGGTGAAGACTACATGCTCGGCATCTTCCTGGTGGGAGCCTATCAGGAAACCCTCGGTGACCTGCACAACCTGCTGGGTGATACGAACGTGGTCAGCGTCCGCATCGAAGGCGGTCGTCTCAAGTACACGCGCGAGCTGGAAGGCGACACCGTCTCCGAAGTGCTCACGTACGTGGAATACGAACCCAAGGAACTCATCCGCCGCTTCCGCGTGCTCGCGGAGGAAGCCGTGGTGAAGAAGCACATCTCCGCCCGCGAGCGCTTCGAAATCATGGAAGCCTACGAAGAGGGCCTGCGCGGCTATACGTACTTCGAGAGCTGA
- a CDS encoding saccharopine dehydrogenase family protein, which produces MSHRVLIIGAGGVGRVVVHKCAQLPEVFGEIMLASRTKSKCDAIAAELKRPIQTAAVDADNVPELVKLLKEFKPEVVINVALPYQDLTIMDACLEAGVHYIDTANYEPRDVAKFEYHWQWAYQEKFKAAGLTALLGCGFDPGVTNVYTAYAMKHHFSKIDTLDIIDCNAGDHGKAFATNFNPEINLREVTANGRYWQDGKWVETKPLEIKRSFDFPDGIGPKNIYCLYHEELESLVKHFDIRRARFWMTFGDNYIKHMEVLVNVGMTRIDPVVHKGVEIIPIEFLKTLLPEPGTLGPDTKGKTCIGNWIEGTGKDGKFKRYYVYNIKDHEDCYAETNSQGVSYTTGVPAMIAARQLLTNPSEYRQPGVWNVEQLNPDPFMEDLNKYGLPWVETWPTEPLPGE; this is translated from the coding sequence ATGTCCCACAGAGTCCTCATCATCGGAGCCGGCGGCGTAGGCCGCGTCGTCGTCCACAAGTGCGCACAGCTTCCGGAAGTGTTTGGCGAGATCATGCTGGCCAGCCGCACCAAGTCCAAGTGCGACGCCATCGCCGCTGAACTGAAGCGCCCCATCCAGACCGCTGCGGTGGACGCGGACAATGTTCCCGAACTCGTAAAGCTGCTGAAGGAGTTCAAACCGGAAGTGGTGATCAACGTCGCGCTCCCGTACCAGGACCTCACCATCATGGACGCGTGCCTCGAAGCAGGCGTGCACTACATCGACACCGCGAACTACGAGCCGCGCGATGTCGCCAAGTTCGAGTACCACTGGCAGTGGGCGTATCAGGAGAAGTTCAAGGCCGCTGGTCTCACCGCGCTGCTCGGTTGCGGCTTCGACCCCGGTGTGACGAACGTGTACACCGCGTACGCGATGAAGCACCACTTCAGCAAGATCGACACGCTGGACATCATCGACTGCAACGCCGGCGACCACGGCAAGGCCTTCGCCACGAACTTCAATCCCGAAATCAACCTCCGCGAAGTCACTGCAAACGGACGCTACTGGCAGGATGGCAAGTGGGTCGAAACGAAGCCTCTTGAGATCAAGCGCAGCTTCGACTTCCCGGATGGCATCGGCCCGAAGAACATCTACTGCCTGTACCATGAGGAACTGGAGTCGCTGGTGAAGCACTTCGATATCCGTCGCGCCCGCTTTTGGATGACCTTTGGCGACAACTACATCAAGCACATGGAGGTGCTGGTGAACGTGGGCATGACCCGCATCGACCCCGTGGTGCACAAGGGTGTGGAAATCATCCCGATCGAGTTCCTCAAGACCCTGCTTCCCGAGCCCGGCACCCTCGGCCCCGATACCAAGGGCAAGACCTGCATCGGCAACTGGATCGAAGGCACCGGCAAGGACGGCAAGTTCAAGCGCTACTACGTGTACAACATCAAGGACCACGAGGACTGCTATGCCGAGACGAACAGCCAGGGCGTGAGCTACACCACCGGTGTGCCCGCCATGATTGCTGCCCGCCAGCTTCTCACCAATCCCTCCGAGTACCGTCAGCCCGGCGTCTGGAACGTGGAGCAGCTCAACCCGGATCCCTTCATGGAAGACCTCAATAAGTACGGTCTGCCCTGGGTGGAAACCTGGCCGACCGAGCCGCTGCCGGGGGAGTAG
- a CDS encoding suppressor of fused domain protein, with product MSTNESWEGWFERIWEHREDVLYPRLFGDVNQGIYPIPFSRLEKANLKDPRWSTCGVFKFAPTKQRESWLYVSSGLSNAWFDDLPNPDGISGFGCEFTFETDVDADWPIQRLHQLMVHELGLQLGRLGEKPPMEYFDRIPLGSAIDWEKSELTHVVLSSPTGYDAEFQQESGSALFLAVTGISALERDYAKKHGSQALIELLRAVNAHPVTHAGRSTIDLPSS from the coding sequence ATGTCAACGAACGAGAGCTGGGAAGGCTGGTTTGAACGCATTTGGGAACACCGGGAGGATGTCCTCTATCCCAGGCTCTTCGGCGACGTGAACCAAGGCATCTACCCCATTCCCTTCTCTCGCCTAGAAAAGGCTAACCTGAAGGATCCGCGATGGTCCACCTGCGGGGTATTCAAATTTGCCCCGACCAAGCAACGTGAAAGCTGGCTCTATGTTAGCTCAGGCCTTTCCAACGCGTGGTTTGATGATCTCCCCAATCCCGATGGCATCTCTGGTTTCGGATGTGAGTTCACCTTTGAGACAGATGTCGACGCCGATTGGCCCATCCAGCGTTTGCACCAACTCATGGTGCATGAACTTGGCCTTCAGCTCGGACGCCTTGGGGAGAAACCGCCGATGGAATACTTCGACAGGATTCCTCTGGGGAGCGCCATTGATTGGGAGAAGAGCGAACTTACGCACGTCGTTCTCTCGTCCCCAACTGGGTACGACGCGGAGTTCCAGCAAGAAAGTGGGAGTGCCCTTTTTCTTGCTGTCACAGGCATCTCCGCACTGGAACGAGACTATGCCAAGAAGCATGGCAGTCAGGCACTCATTGAGCTGCTGCGAGCAGTCAATGCACATCCGGTGACCCATGCAGGGAGGTCAACCATTGACCTCCCCTCAAGCTGA
- the hisD gene encoding histidinol dehydrogenase: MRIIRYTDAEYANESRRLDRRAEASDRVREVVSSVIKDIRERGDAALLELTKKFDGADLTPDTLAIPIADAELAIDALEPRVREAMEASKRNVQTFAQQSMRKAWSMTNEQGAEVGEVFHPFERVGVYVPGGTAPLVSTAIMTVAIAAAAGVPEIVVCSPCGKEGQVNPNLLAALRLAGATEIYRVGGSQAIAAMAFGTETIKPVTKIFGPGNSYVVEAKRQAFGVVSVDLLPGPSEVLVLADKSANPAFIAADLLAQAEHGKDSGAGFLTDDAALLEAVLKEVETQGAKLSRQDMVRSVLDKECFLMLVPTLEEGAEIVNNYAPEHLSLITEREQDILPLIRTAGAIFLGNYSPVAVGDFLAGPSHTLPTGGAGKSFPGLTVDMFQRRTSMVRLSKEACAKSESVVRIFSEIEGLDAHGNSVSVRSI, translated from the coding sequence ATGAGAATCATCCGCTACACCGACGCCGAATACGCCAACGAATCACGACGCCTTGACCGCCGTGCCGAAGCGTCTGACCGCGTACGGGAGGTGGTGTCATCCGTCATCAAGGACATCCGCGAGCGTGGCGACGCCGCGCTGCTGGAACTGACGAAGAAATTCGACGGCGCGGATCTCACTCCTGACACCCTGGCCATTCCCATCGCCGACGCGGAGCTTGCCATCGATGCGCTCGAACCCCGCGTGCGCGAGGCCATGGAGGCTTCGAAGCGCAACGTGCAGACCTTTGCCCAGCAGTCGATGCGCAAAGCTTGGTCCATGACCAATGAACAGGGCGCTGAAGTAGGCGAGGTGTTCCACCCCTTCGAGCGTGTGGGCGTGTACGTCCCCGGCGGCACCGCACCATTGGTGAGCACGGCCATCATGACCGTGGCCATTGCCGCTGCGGCAGGAGTTCCGGAAATCGTCGTGTGCTCACCCTGCGGCAAGGAAGGCCAGGTGAATCCCAATCTGCTCGCCGCACTGCGGCTGGCGGGGGCGACGGAAATCTATCGCGTCGGTGGCTCACAGGCGATTGCCGCCATGGCCTTCGGCACGGAGACCATCAAGCCTGTGACGAAGATCTTCGGCCCCGGCAACAGCTACGTGGTGGAAGCGAAGCGCCAGGCCTTCGGCGTTGTCTCCGTCGACCTGCTTCCCGGACCGAGTGAAGTGCTCGTTCTCGCGGACAAGAGCGCGAATCCGGCCTTCATCGCCGCAGACCTGCTCGCCCAGGCCGAGCACGGCAAGGACAGCGGTGCCGGATTCCTCACGGATGACGCCGCCCTGCTCGAAGCCGTGCTGAAGGAAGTCGAAACACAGGGGGCCAAGCTCTCCCGTCAGGACATGGTGCGCAGTGTGCTGGACAAGGAATGCTTCCTCATGCTGGTGCCCACGCTCGAAGAGGGCGCGGAAATCGTGAACAACTACGCTCCCGAGCACTTGAGCCTCATCACCGAGCGCGAGCAGGACATCCTGCCACTCATCCGCACCGCAGGCGCCATCTTCCTGGGCAACTACTCACCCGTGGCTGTCGGCGACTTCCTCGCTGGTCCCAGCCACACCTTGCCGACCGGCGGGGCAGGGAAGTCCTTCCCTGGTCTCACGGTGGACATGTTCCAGCGCCGCACCAGCATGGTCCGCCTTTCCAAGGAAGCCTGCGCGAAATCCGAGTCCGTGGTCCGCATCTTCAGCGAGATCGAAGGGCTGGACGCGCACGGGAATTCCGTGAGTGTGAGATCGATCTAG
- a CDS encoding dihydroxyacetone kinase subunit DhaK, whose amino-acid sequence MSSNSAKKIINDPLKCADELFEGLVLAYDGKARKVGTRSIVMNDLRPDAPALLIGGGAGHEPIYHGLVGKGMADGAAIGDIFAAPSPDIVLEATQAVNRGKGVLYLYGNYAGDVMNFDIGAELAVEEGIEVKTVIINDDVASAPPDAKHNRRGVAGLVPVVKLAGAAATKAASLDELARIAQKAVDNTRTVGVSTKPGSIPATGQPTFELADDVIGLGMGIHGEKGVGLIPMCTADELAPKILDLIFADDLPLNAGDEIVFFVNSLGSTHMMELLILLRAAKPILEKRGLKVHQTIVDNIVTCQEMAGVSFSITKLDAELKALWDLPCESVGYTKL is encoded by the coding sequence ATGAGCTCCAATTCCGCCAAGAAGATCATCAACGACCCCCTCAAGTGTGCCGACGAACTCTTCGAAGGCCTGGTGCTCGCCTATGATGGCAAGGCCCGCAAAGTCGGTACGCGTTCCATCGTCATGAACGATCTGCGCCCGGATGCGCCCGCGCTGCTCATCGGCGGTGGCGCTGGTCATGAGCCGATTTACCACGGTCTCGTGGGCAAGGGCATGGCGGACGGCGCCGCGATTGGCGACATCTTTGCGGCTCCTTCCCCTGACATCGTGCTCGAAGCGACCCAGGCGGTGAACCGTGGCAAGGGCGTGCTCTATCTCTACGGCAACTACGCCGGGGACGTGATGAACTTCGACATCGGCGCGGAACTCGCGGTCGAGGAAGGCATCGAGGTGAAGACCGTGATCATCAATGATGACGTGGCTTCCGCGCCCCCGGATGCCAAGCACAACCGCCGTGGTGTTGCTGGTCTCGTGCCGGTGGTGAAGCTCGCTGGCGCTGCTGCTACCAAAGCCGCTTCACTCGATGAGCTTGCCCGCATCGCCCAGAAGGCCGTGGACAACACCCGCACCGTCGGCGTCTCCACCAAGCCAGGCAGCATTCCCGCCACCGGCCAGCCGACCTTCGAACTCGCAGATGACGTCATCGGCCTCGGCATGGGCATCCACGGTGAGAAGGGCGTGGGCCTCATCCCCATGTGCACGGCAGATGAACTCGCTCCCAAGATCCTCGACCTCATCTTTGCCGACGACCTTCCGCTGAACGCAGGTGACGAGATCGTGTTCTTCGTGAACAGCCTTGGCAGCACCCACATGATGGAGTTGCTCATCCTTCTGCGCGCGGCGAAGCCCATCCTCGAGAAGCGCGGGCTCAAGGTGCACCAGACCATCGTGGACAACATCGTGACCTGCCAGGAAATGGCCGGCGTGTCCTTCAGCATCACCAAGCTCGATGCCGAGCTGAAGGCCCTCTGGGACCTTCCCTGCGAGAGCGTGGGATATACCAAGCTTTAA
- a CDS encoding CsbD family protein — protein sequence MTASPSKLKAKGSWNETKGKLKQKFAELTDDDLLYQEGKEDELYGRLQQRLGKTREEIDRIIDEL from the coding sequence CTGACTGCTTCACCTTCCAAGCTCAAGGCGAAGGGAAGCTGGAATGAAACCAAGGGCAAGCTGAAGCAAAAATTCGCCGAACTGACAGACGACGACCTCCTCTACCAGGAAGGCAAGGAAGACGAGCTGTATGGCCGTCTCCAGCAACGCCTCGGGAAGACTCGCGAGGAAATCGACCGGATTATCGATGAACTCTAA
- the dhaL gene encoding dihydroxyacetone kinase subunit DhaL, giving the protein MPKTSLSKEDVKAMLLLACERIIAAEPQLSEADRNLGDGDHGLGMQRGMTAAKEKLNAAEPDSVEKAFSTVGMAMMSSMGGASGAIFGTFFRNGGKALAGKETFDAAALAAFLQAGVDGVKSRGGAAVGDKTVVDAMEPAAVKAAEVAGDALPEAITAVAAAAEGGLEASKALVAKFGRAKTLGEAAIGFPDAGAMSVTVIINAMKDYITA; this is encoded by the coding sequence ATGCCCAAGACTTCCCTCTCCAAAGAAGACGTGAAAGCCATGCTGCTGCTGGCCTGCGAGCGCATCATCGCCGCCGAGCCCCAGCTTTCCGAAGCCGACCGCAATCTCGGTGACGGTGACCACGGTCTCGGCATGCAGCGCGGCATGACCGCTGCCAAGGAAAAGCTGAATGCCGCTGAGCCCGATAGCGTTGAAAAAGCTTTCTCCACCGTGGGCATGGCCATGATGAGCAGCATGGGTGGCGCGAGCGGGGCCATCTTTGGCACCTTCTTCCGCAATGGTGGCAAGGCCCTCGCAGGCAAGGAAACCTTCGATGCCGCAGCCCTCGCCGCCTTCCTACAGGCCGGAGTGGACGGCGTGAAGTCCCGTGGCGGCGCCGCTGTCGGTGACAAGACCGTGGTGGATGCGATGGAACCTGCCGCCGTAAAGGCTGCTGAAGTCGCTGGCGATGCTCTCCCCGAAGCCATCACTGCGGTAGCCGCAGCCGCGGAAGGTGGCTTGGAAGCCAGCAAAGCCCTCGTCGCGAAATTTGGCCGCGCCAAGACCCTTGGCGAAGCCGCGATTGGTTTCCCCGATGCCGGCGCCATGTCCGTGACCGTCATCATCAATGCGATGAAGGACTACATCACCGCGTAG
- a CDS encoding 3-hydroxy-5-phosphonooxypentane-2,4-dione thiolase, whose amino-acid sequence MADIQTSASDKKEKEYFTDIPQEAPGFFLKGSHQYDWGLKNRLSKVFNPKDGRTVMLAFDHGYFQGPTTGLERVDQTILPLEPYADCLMLTRGIQRSVIPASTTKAIALRASGGTSMVSPMEEWEGEVGDKKFKLQRPGFEPLSNESTALNIEEAIRLNASILAVQVFVGSAYERQSLKNMTDLVDAASRYGIGVMGVVAVGRAMARNAQYFRLATRIMAELGANVVKCYYTEEGFETITSCCPVPIVIAGGKKLPELDALKMSYNAIQQGANGVDMGRNIFQSDDPIAMMQAVRGVVHEGLTPEQGYQKYQDLKGKR is encoded by the coding sequence ATGGCAGACATCCAGACCAGCGCCTCCGACAAGAAGGAGAAGGAATATTTCACCGACATCCCGCAGGAGGCCCCCGGCTTCTTCCTCAAGGGCTCCCACCAGTATGACTGGGGTCTCAAGAACCGTCTCAGCAAGGTTTTCAATCCCAAGGATGGCCGCACCGTGATGCTCGCCTTTGACCACGGCTACTTCCAGGGGCCCACCACGGGTCTTGAGCGCGTGGACCAGACCATCCTTCCGCTGGAGCCGTATGCGGACTGCCTCATGCTTACCCGCGGCATCCAGCGCAGCGTGATCCCCGCCTCCACCACGAAGGCCATCGCCCTCCGCGCCAGCGGCGGCACCAGCATGGTGAGCCCCATGGAAGAGTGGGAAGGCGAAGTCGGCGACAAGAAGTTCAAGCTTCAGCGCCCCGGCTTTGAGCCTCTCTCCAACGAGAGCACCGCGCTCAACATCGAGGAAGCCATCCGTCTCAATGCCTCCATCCTCGCCGTGCAGGTCTTCGTGGGCAGCGCCTATGAGCGCCAGTCTCTGAAGAACATGACGGACCTCGTGGATGCCGCCAGCCGCTATGGCATCGGCGTCATGGGCGTCGTGGCCGTCGGCCGCGCCATGGCTCGCAATGCGCAGTACTTCCGCCTCGCCACCCGCATCATGGCGGAACTCGGCGCGAACGTCGTGAAGTGCTACTACACGGAAGAAGGCTTCGAAACCATCACGAGCTGCTGCCCTGTGCCGATCGTCATCGCCGGTGGCAAGAAGCTTCCCGAACTCGACGCACTGAAGATGAGCTACAACGCCATCCAGCAGGGCGCGAACGGTGTGGACATGGGCCGCAACATCTTCCAGAGCGATGATCCCATCGCCATGATGCAGGCCGTGCGCGGCGTCGTGCACGAAGGCCTCACCCCCGAGCAGGGCTACCAGAAGTACCAGGACCTCAAGGGCAAGCGCTAA